CCCCCGACGACGAGCGCGACGCCGCCGAGTCCCACAGCCAGCGCGGCCCAGTGGCGGCCCGGAACACGGTCGCGCGCGGTGAGCCCCAACCACCCGGCGGTCATGAGCGGGGACGCGGCAAGCAGGATCGCGCTTGTGCCGGCCGTCGTCCGCGCGAGTCCGGCGATCAGCAGGAGTTGGAACGCGGCCTGGGCGATGCCGGCGCCGAGCAGCGCGACCCGGAGGCCGCGCGAGGCAGGCACCGGTCTCGAGGCCCGCGCGGCGGCGGCGAGGACTCCTGCGGCGAGAACGACGCGCAGATACGTGAAGGCGAGCGGCGGGATCTCCGCGAGCCCCACCTTGGCGGCGGGATAGATTCCGCCCCAGAGGATGACCGCGGCCAGCGGTTCTGGCCGGATCCACGCCGCGAGCTTTCGAAGGGGCGCGGCGGAGGCCATAATGGTTTCATTGTACTCTACCCGTACGTGTGCCTGGAGCGCGCGCGGCGACGCGCGGGTGTTTGAGAAAAAGAAAAGGCGGCAGGGGATGGGGTTTAAACCCGCAGGCGATGGCGATCTTGGACGACTCAAGTCGTCCTGTGCAGCCTATCCTGGCACCCGATGGATCGTATAATAGGATGCCCAAAGTAGGGTGCGGTTGAGATCAGCCGGCCTCCCACGTGCCGCCACAGTGTGTATACCCACGACGCCCCCGATAGAGACATCCCTGCGGAGACATCCTGCCTCGGAGCGCGAGGGCGCGCCCGCGGCTTACGGCAGCGACGCCACAATCTTCTTGAACTCGTCTTCGGTGAACGCCCGAAATGTTTCCGTGTGCACCGTGCCGCGCATGGCGGCCGCGAGCGCGCTCCGCGCCATGGTTTCATCGTTTGGGGATTCGACGATGGAGACCGCATCGTACTGGCCCATCGTGAGGTAGAATGCCTTCAAGTCTCCTCCCGCTTGGCGCGCCGCCTTGCGCACCACCTCGACGCGGTCCGGGCTGTGCTTGATGTCTTCGAGCCCCTTTTGCGTGTACTTGATCAAGCTGATGTACGTCGGCATGTCCTTCACCCCCGCACTCCGGATTTTTGTCACCCATTCGAGTAAGGATTACTAACCGGGACATTGACGCCCCTGCCTGTGGGAGACGACGCGATGTCGCGCAGGAATTTCGGATGACCCTGGGCAACCGACGATCGGGCACATACTTCGGGAAGCCGACGCCATCCTTTCGAGGAGGTGCACTTTGAAGAAGTATCGGTTGATTGAGATGTCTTGGATGGAAGCGGAGGAGGCGTTCAAGAGGTCCGACACGGTGATCATGCCCGTCGGCACGCTGCACGGACACGGGCCCACCCCGATCGGCATTGATGCGACTTCGGTCGACGCGTTGGCTGATCGAGTGGGCAAGCAGACCGGTTTGATGGTCCTCCCGTCCCTCCCGTACGGCGAGAACGACAAGATGAGGGAATATCCCGGATCGATTGCCATCAGCCAGCACGTGTTGGAAGGGTTTTACACCGACATCTGCCGGAGCCTCCACCGAAACGGGATTCGAAAGATCATCTTTCTGAATGGCCACGGCGGGAACCGCGAGCCCTTGATCAGAACTGGCCGCAACATCCGCGGGCTGGGCATGGTGGCCGCGGTCGTAGAGTGGTGGACGGTCGGCAAAAAACTCATGCCGGCCGCCTTTCCCGAGGGGAGTCATATCTGGGAACTGGCCATCGCGATGGCGATTGACGGAACCGAGATCGCCGACCTCCGGGGCGGCGGGTACAAGGGAGAGTGGGGCACCGACCCGGCGCTGCGGCGCCTGTTCGGCGAGAAGATCAAGCCGCTCGGCTTCAACAGCTTCGAATATCAAGGCGCCCAGGTGATCATCCCCGTCGACGCGTGGGACATCGACGTCGCGAGCCCCCCGGAGATCGACGAAGGCGCGCTGGAGGCGCTGCGTCGGAAAGGCGAGGAGTCGATCGAGCGCCTAGTCGAGTATTGCTCAGCATTCGCGCGGGAATTCGAGAAGATCGACGTGTCTCGGGCCTTGGCCAAATCCTGACCCTCGGCCTGGCGATCGGACAGGCTAACGCAGCGTAAATACCTCGGCCGCGCGCGCGGCGATGTAGCGGCCGATACTGAGCGAGGCCGTGGCTGCGGGCGACGGGGCATTGAGCACGTGAATGGCGCGCGGGGCCTCCACGATGCGAAAATCGTCCACGAGTCTCCCATCTTGCGTCACCGCCTGGGCCCGGACCCCGGCGGACCCGCGGACCACGTCTTCCACGCGGAGCTCGGGAACGAGACGCCGCAGGGAGCGCACGAACGCAATGACGCTGAGCGAGCGCCGGAACTCGTAGATGCCGGTTCGCCAGTAGCGCCTCCCCATGCTCCAGAACCCCCGATAGCGCAGGATTTCCCAAAGCTCACGGACGTCAATCCGCCCCATGGTGTAGCCTTCCCGTGCGAACGCGAGCACCGCATTCGGGCCGGCCTCCACTTCTCCGTGCACGGTCCGCGTGAAATGCACGCCCAGGAACGGAAACTGCGGATCGGGCACCGGGTAGATGAGTCCGCGGACCAGTGATTGCCGGTCGCGCCGCAGAAGATAATACTCGCCTCGAAACGGGATGATGCGCACGTCCGGAACAATTCCTGATTTCCGCGCGACGTCGTCGGAGTGTAGACCGGCACAGTTGATGAGATACGTCGCGCGCCAGTCTCCCCGATTCGTCTCGATCCGCAGTTCATCCCCCGCCTCGATGACCCGGGTGACCTCGGTGCTCAGGGCGAGTTCCACGTTGTGCTCACGAATGATCGCGGCTGCCGTCCTGGCGACCTCGCCGAAGTCAACAATGGATGTCCCCGGAGAATACACCGCCCCCAGGCCGGCGGCATGTGGTTCGAGCTCACGAAGACGTTCGGGTCCGATTTTCTCGACTCCCGGCACGTCGTTGGCGACGCCCCTGGAATACAGATCGTCCAGCCGGCGCAGCTCGTCCGCACTCGTGGCCACGATGACCTTCCCGCAGCGCTCCACGCGGATACCGTGGTCCTGACAGAAGCGCCCCATGCGCTTGGATCCATCGACGCACAGTCGCGCCTTGAACGATCCGGGCCGGTAATAGATCCCCGAATGGATGACACCGCTGTTGTGCCCGGTTTGGTGGGCGCCGACCCGGCCTTCCTTTTCGAGCACGGCGAGACGAATCTGCGGGCGGTCTTCTATGAGCGCTAATGCCGTCGCCAGCCCGACGATTCCGCCGCCGACGATCACGACATCGTAGATGGGGCTATTCATAGGAATGACCGAAAGGGAGTGACGATGGGCCGCCGATCAATATTCCCTCACAGGCTCACGCCGGCCAGTTGATCGCCGCCGCCTACTCCGCACACCGATCGAGTTGATCCATGTCTTCCGCGGCAATCGCAAAATCAAACACCTGGGCATTTTCTTTCATGCGTTCTTTATGCTGAGACTTCGGCAAGACGACGGCCCCTTTTTGCAGCGCCCAACGGATGAGGATCTGTGCCGGCGATTTCCGATACCGTAGAGCGATGGCCCCAAGCCGTTCGTCCCGCAGCCTCTGTCCTTTCGTGAGCGGACTATAGGCTTGCACGACGATGCCATGCCGGGTGCAGAAATCGAGGAGGTCCTGATCGAAGCCGAACGGAGAAAATTTCACCTGGTTCGCCGCAGGAGGGATTTTTGCAATGCGGAGGATCGAGGAGAGCTGCTTGATCGAGTGGTTGCTCACTCCGATCGCTTTGCATGTTTCTCCTTCGTAGAGGTCTTCCATAGCTTTCCATGTCCGCGTCACAAGGCCTGGGGTGGGCCAGTGCACAAGATACAGATCGATGTACCCGACGTTGAGTTTGGCGAGGCTGGTTGCAAACGCTTTTCGAGCGTTCAATTGATCCGCGGGCCATAATTTCGTCGTCACCCAGATTTCTTCGCGAGGAATGGTCCCGTTGCGGATCCCTTCGCCAACCCCCTCTTCATTGCCGTAGATTTTCGCCGTATCGAAGTGCCGGTAGCCGGCTTCGAGTCCCCATGCCACCGCGTCCGCGGCCGGTTTCCCATTCGGGATCTGCCACATTCCCAGCCCGAGCAGCGGCATTTCCGTATTATTGTTGAGCTTCGCTCTGGATTGCAGGGTCATCGAGCGCTCTCCCGGGCGTGGTGACCTTCACTTGCACGGAGGGGTGATGGCAATCCTCGCCCCGTAATCATAAAAGTCGAATGTGAAGTTTTCTTCGACCACGGCCCGGCGGGGGAGGCCGGTCTGCACCG
The DNA window shown above is from bacterium and carries:
- a CDS encoding GYD domain-containing protein, encoding MPTYISLIKYTQKGLEDIKHSPDRVEVVRKAARQAGGDLKAFYLTMGQYDAVSIVESPNDETMARSALAAAMRGTVHTETFRAFTEDEFKKIVASLP
- a CDS encoding creatininase family protein — protein: MKKYRLIEMSWMEAEEAFKRSDTVIMPVGTLHGHGPTPIGIDATSVDALADRVGKQTGLMVLPSLPYGENDKMREYPGSIAISQHVLEGFYTDICRSLHRNGIRKIIFLNGHGGNREPLIRTGRNIRGLGMVAAVVEWWTVGKKLMPAAFPEGSHIWELAIAMAIDGTEIADLRGGGYKGEWGTDPALRRLFGEKIKPLGFNSFEYQGAQVIIPVDAWDIDVASPPEIDEGALEALRRKGEESIERLVEYCSAFAREFEKIDVSRALAKS
- the lhgO gene encoding L-2-hydroxyglutarate oxidase encodes the protein MYDVVIVGGGIVGLATALALIEDRPQIRLAVLEKEGRVGAHQTGHNSGVIHSGIYYRPGSFKARLCVDGSKRMGRFCQDHGIRVERCGKVIVATSADELRRLDDLYSRGVANDVPGVEKIGPERLRELEPHAAGLGAVYSPGTSIVDFGEVARTAAAIIREHNVELALSTEVTRVIEAGDELRIETNRGDWRATYLINCAGLHSDDVARKSGIVPDVRIIPFRGEYYLLRRDRQSLVRGLIYPVPDPQFPFLGVHFTRTVHGEVEAGPNAVLAFAREGYTMGRIDVRELWEILRYRGFWSMGRRYWRTGIYEFRRSLSVIAFVRSLRRLVPELRVEDVVRGSAGVRAQAVTQDGRLVDDFRIVEAPRAIHVLNAPSPAATASLSIGRYIAARAAEVFTLR
- a CDS encoding aldo/keto reductase, with product MTLQSRAKLNNNTEMPLLGLGMWQIPNGKPAADAVAWGLEAGYRHFDTAKIYGNEEGVGEGIRNGTIPREEIWVTTKLWPADQLNARKAFATSLAKLNVGYIDLYLVHWPTPGLVTRTWKAMEDLYEGETCKAIGVSNHSIKQLSSILRIAKIPPAANQVKFSPFGFDQDLLDFCTRHGIVVQAYSPLTKGQRLRDERLGAIALRYRKSPAQILIRWALQKGAVVLPKSQHKERMKENAQVFDFAIAAEDMDQLDRCAE